The candidate division KSB1 bacterium region CCCAGGCCCCTAAGGCTGCCGGTGCGGCTCCCGAGAGAGACCTTTGGTGTGCGGCGCGTCAATGCGAGCAGCGCGGGGATTCTGCGTCTTCTGCGGAGGGCGATGGTAGAGGTCGAGGAGCCCGCCGCCCTCGGCCTTCCTTTGGTTGTAGTGCCGTGGTTGTGAGGGTGAGGAAAGGTGGTCAACGGCGGCCTTCTTGGCCGCCGGGGCCCGAGAGCTTGTTCCACACCGTTAAGGTGGGCGTGATGCTCCCCCGCGGGACTCCTTTTCATCCCGAAGGGGGACGCTTCTTGAGGGACAATCCACACTCAGCGGTGCGCGTTGGCTGGACGGTGAGGGGTCATTTCTTCGGTGTGGTGATCGAAAAGATGTGCCCGTCTGGGTCCACGAACTCGGCGTGACGACCGTAGAACTCGTCCCGCGGTTTGACGAGAAAATGCACCCCTCGCTCCCGCAAATGCTGGTACACGGCGTCCACGTCGTCCACTTTGAAGGCGAGGGCATGGCCCCATTTGACCTTGCGCGGGTCCTGTAGCTCCTCCGGCTCAGGACGGATGGCCAGAGAGGTCTCCCCCAGACGGAATTCCACCCAGTTGGGACTTTCGTTCTTTACCTTGAGACCCAGAACTTCTTTGTAGAACCGCTTGGACTCCTCGAGATCGGCCACGTTAAGGATCACGATGTCGAGGCTATCGAACATGGGTATCCCTCCACGCTTGCCCACCCTTGAGCTCCTCCCATCGCGGGTTCGAAGGCAATTGCATCAGTAAGATAGCATGGGGCACGGGAGAGCGCAAGGACAGACGTTACCCCGTGCGTTCCAGCGGCCCCGAGCACGTCTGGGGTAGAATTGGCTTGTTTTTGCCGGCC contains the following coding sequences:
- a CDS encoding VOC family protein, which translates into the protein MGKRGGIPMFDSLDIVILNVADLEESKRFYKEVLGLKVKNESPNWVEFRLGETSLAIRPEPEELQDPRKVKWGHALAFKVDDVDAVYQHLRERGVHFLVKPRDEFYGRHAEFVDPDGHIFSITTPKK